One Paraburkholderia agricolaris DNA segment encodes these proteins:
- a CDS encoding TonB-dependent receptor — MKNRTRVSHAALLLFAIAAHAHAAPDEASVTGAVTDTAGKPVRNATVSVQNASGAAISEAKTDADGHFAIAHVSPGIYAVVVTAPGFASGSSIATATAAAPGAVSIKLAQSDTLDVQVNAKRLDRARNGLLPETGSSVYRFSQADINALPAGQDTPLNQVLLQAPGVASDSYGQLHVRGDHANLQYRINGIIIPEPISGFGQSLDTRIIDQVNLLTGALPAQYGYRTAGVVDIRTKSGDAGNGGSIDVFGGSHQTIKTSADVFGSQGPFSYYFSGSVGMNNLGIENPTSSANAIHDHTRQGNAFGYMSYIINPLTRVSVMFGTTSNQFEIPNTPGLQTNFTLNGNNTFNSSQLNETQSELNNFAVVALQGTNGGALDYQVALFTRYTRTQFNPDPVGDLLFNGVASQDFHSNSANGAQVDTTWRLNDKHTVRAGIFFQQEHAVFDDSVNVFATDSSGNQLSDQPLNIKDSSSKTGYLYSAYVQDEWKLTDKLTLNYGLRYDKMDEYVSASQLSPRIGLVYALTPATTLHAGYARYFTPPAFELVSGSTISRFNGTTNQSPSSQNGQVQPERSHYFDLGVTQRLGSNVTVGLDAYYKKSTNLLDEGQFGSALIFTPFNYRQGRVYGVEFTANYKQDNVSAYVNLAWSRAQGTQIDSAQFNFDPAELAYINDHWVYLDHDQRITASFGGTYDLGRTTFTFDGLVGSGLRSGFANTDKLPLYAQVNLGVIQHFNQPLVGKFDARLMVVNAFNRVYELRDGSGIGVGAPQYGPHFAVYAGITKNF, encoded by the coding sequence ATGAAAAACCGCACGCGCGTCTCTCACGCAGCCTTGCTGCTGTTCGCTATCGCCGCTCATGCTCATGCCGCGCCCGACGAAGCTTCGGTGACAGGCGCCGTCACCGACACAGCGGGCAAACCCGTCCGGAACGCCACGGTGAGCGTTCAGAATGCAAGCGGCGCCGCGATCAGCGAAGCAAAAACGGATGCAGACGGCCATTTCGCGATCGCTCACGTGAGCCCGGGCATCTATGCGGTTGTCGTCACGGCACCGGGATTCGCGAGCGGCAGCAGCATCGCAACCGCAACCGCGGCGGCGCCAGGCGCGGTCAGCATCAAACTCGCTCAAAGCGACACACTCGACGTTCAGGTAAATGCAAAGCGTCTCGATCGAGCCCGCAACGGACTGCTGCCGGAAACCGGCAGCAGCGTGTACCGCTTCAGCCAGGCCGATATCAATGCCCTGCCCGCGGGACAAGACACGCCGTTGAACCAGGTGTTGCTGCAGGCGCCCGGCGTGGCAAGCGATTCCTATGGTCAGTTGCACGTGCGCGGAGACCACGCGAACCTGCAATACCGCATCAACGGCATCATCATTCCCGAGCCGATCAGCGGTTTCGGCCAGTCGCTCGACACCCGCATCATCGACCAGGTCAACCTGCTCACCGGCGCATTGCCGGCGCAGTACGGCTACCGCACCGCAGGTGTAGTGGACATCCGCACGAAGTCGGGCGATGCCGGCAACGGCGGGTCCATCGACGTGTTCGGCGGCAGCCATCAGACGATCAAGACCAGCGCGGATGTATTCGGCAGCCAGGGGCCGTTCAGCTATTACTTCAGCGGCTCAGTCGGCATGAACAACCTCGGGATCGAGAATCCCACCTCCAGTGCCAATGCGATTCACGACCACACCCGTCAAGGCAACGCATTCGGCTACATGTCGTACATCATCAATCCGCTCACGCGCGTAAGCGTGATGTTCGGCACCACGAGCAACCAGTTCGAGATTCCCAACACGCCGGGCTTGCAGACCAACTTCACGCTCAACGGCAACAACACCTTCAACTCAAGCCAGTTGAACGAAACGCAATCGGAGTTGAACAACTTTGCCGTGGTCGCGCTTCAGGGCACCAATGGCGGCGCCCTCGACTATCAGGTCGCCCTCTTTACGCGCTACACGCGAACCCAGTTCAATCCCGACCCGGTTGGCGATCTGCTCTTTAACGGTGTGGCGTCGCAGGATTTTCACAGCAATTCGGCCAACGGCGCGCAGGTGGACACGACCTGGCGGCTGAACGACAAGCATACGGTTCGGGCCGGTATCTTCTTCCAGCAAGAACACGCGGTGTTCGACGACAGCGTCAACGTATTCGCGACGGACAGCAGCGGCAACCAGTTATCCGATCAACCCTTAAATATTAAGGACTCCAGCAGCAAGACCGGCTATCTGTACAGCGCCTACGTGCAGGACGAGTGGAAACTCACCGACAAGCTCACGCTGAACTATGGCCTGCGCTACGACAAGATGGACGAGTACGTCAGCGCGAGCCAGCTTAGCCCGCGCATCGGCCTCGTCTATGCGCTGACGCCGGCCACGACGCTCCATGCCGGCTATGCGCGCTATTTCACGCCACCGGCATTTGAACTGGTGTCGGGCTCGACTATCAGTCGCTTTAACGGCACGACCAATCAGAGTCCGTCGAGCCAGAACGGTCAGGTACAACCGGAACGCAGCCATTATTTCGATCTCGGTGTGACCCAGCGCCTCGGCTCGAACGTTACGGTCGGACTCGACGCTTACTACAAGAAGTCGACCAACCTGCTCGACGAAGGACAGTTCGGTTCCGCGCTCATCTTCACGCCGTTCAACTACCGGCAGGGTCGCGTGTATGGGGTCGAGTTCACGGCCAACTACAAGCAGGACAACGTATCGGCCTACGTGAATCTCGCGTGGAGCCGCGCACAGGGAACCCAGATCGATTCGGCGCAGTTCAATTTCGACCCGGCGGAACTCGCCTATATCAACGATCACTGGGTCTACCTGGATCACGACCAGCGCATTACCGCATCATTCGGCGGAACCTACGATCTCGGCAGAACGACTTTCACGTTCGATGGACTGGTGGGAAGCGGATTGCGTAGCGGCTTTGCGAACACCGACAAGCTGCCGCTCTATGCGCAGGTCAATCTCGGCGTGATACAGCACTTTAACCAGCCGCTAGTCGGGAAGTTCGATGCACGGCTGATGGTCGTCAACGCGTTCAACCGCGTCTATGAGTTGCGCGACGGATCGGGTATCGGCGTGGGTGCGCCGCAGTATGGCCCGCACTTCGCCGTCTACGCCGGCATCACCAAGAATTTCTGA
- a CDS encoding ABC transporter permease — MTAPTSLPTLQNEPPKDAKPIGTRLGLSNYLGLLGALLGMIVLFSLLSSHFLSYDTFSTIANQIPDLVVMSVGMTFVLIIAGIDLSVGSVLALGAALTSVAALQWHWPALPAALLGMAGAALTGCVTGAITVAWRIPSFIVSLGVLEAARGLAYQLTNSRTAYIGDAFDFLSNPIAFGISPAFLIAIVVMIVAQWVLTRTVFGRYLVGIGTNEEAVRLAGVNPRPYKIAVFALMGLLAGLAALFQISRLEAADPNAGSGIELQVIAAVVIGGTSLMGGRGSVISTFFGVLIISVLAAGLAQIGATEPTKRIITGAVIVVAVVLDTYRSRRRAA, encoded by the coding sequence ATGACCGCACCAACCAGCCTGCCTACGTTGCAGAACGAACCGCCCAAAGACGCAAAGCCGATCGGCACGCGGCTGGGATTGTCGAACTACCTCGGCCTGCTCGGCGCCTTGCTCGGGATGATCGTCCTGTTCTCGCTGCTGAGCTCGCATTTCCTGAGCTACGACACCTTCAGCACGATCGCGAATCAGATTCCCGATCTGGTCGTGATGTCGGTGGGCATGACCTTCGTGCTGATCATCGCCGGGATCGACCTGTCGGTTGGCTCCGTGCTGGCGCTCGGCGCGGCGCTCACGAGCGTCGCAGCCCTGCAGTGGCACTGGCCGGCGTTGCCCGCTGCGTTGCTCGGCATGGCGGGCGCGGCCTTGACGGGCTGCGTGACCGGGGCGATCACCGTGGCCTGGCGGATTCCTTCGTTCATCGTGTCGCTCGGCGTGCTCGAGGCGGCCCGCGGTCTCGCGTATCAACTGACCAACTCCCGCACGGCCTACATCGGCGACGCGTTCGACTTCCTGTCCAATCCGATTGCGTTCGGTATATCGCCTGCGTTCCTGATTGCGATCGTCGTGATGATCGTTGCGCAGTGGGTGCTGACCCGCACGGTGTTCGGCCGCTATCTGGTGGGCATTGGCACGAACGAGGAAGCGGTGCGTCTTGCGGGCGTCAATCCGCGGCCCTACAAGATTGCCGTATTTGCACTGATGGGACTGCTAGCGGGTCTCGCGGCCCTGTTCCAGATTTCGCGGCTCGAGGCCGCGGACCCGAACGCCGGCTCGGGCATCGAGTTGCAGGTGATCGCGGCCGTGGTGATTGGCGGAACGAGTTTGATGGGCGGGCGCGGCTCGGTGATCAGCACGTTCTTTGGTGTGTTGATCATCTCGGTGCTGGCCGCGGGTCTCGCCCAGATCGGCGCGACCGAGCCGACCAAGCGCATTATCACGGGAGCCGTCATTGTGGTGGCTGTCGTGCTGGATACCTATAGAAGCCGGCGTCGCGCCGCATAA
- a CDS encoding Rrf2 family transcriptional regulator: MRTDSRLSRMLHALIHMDRHDGPLTSETIAQMLGTNPVVVRRMLAGLRDQGYVQSEKGHGGGWIVSKNLDELTLLDVYRAVGEPPIFSELFTEDHPECLVEQAVNVRLSETVREAEAALLARFGAITVGMLVRDFDERFARSQQPDSTRRPARRPNEKSRQ; encoded by the coding sequence ATGAGAACGGATAGCCGCCTGTCGCGAATGCTGCATGCCCTGATTCACATGGACCGGCATGATGGCCCGCTGACGTCTGAAACGATCGCGCAGATGCTGGGCACGAACCCCGTCGTCGTGCGGCGCATGCTGGCCGGGCTAAGAGATCAGGGGTACGTGCAGTCCGAGAAAGGGCACGGCGGCGGTTGGATCGTGTCGAAAAATCTTGATGAACTGACGTTGCTGGACGTCTACCGGGCCGTCGGGGAGCCGCCGATTTTTTCCGAATTGTTCACGGAAGACCATCCGGAATGTCTCGTCGAGCAAGCCGTCAACGTCCGTCTGTCAGAAACGGTTCGAGAGGCAGAAGCTGCGTTGCTTGCGCGGTTCGGCGCAATTACAGTCGGGATGCTGGTACGCGATTTCGACGAACGGTTTGCGCGCAGCCAGCAGCCGGATTCGACGCGCCGGCCGGCGCGCCGGCCTAACGAAAAATCTCGGCAATGA
- a CDS encoding sugar ABC transporter substrate-binding protein, protein MIRHFQPARRRAIVASAAFLAVSILPMPAAFAQTAHKPKVALVMKSLANEFFLTMETGAKNYQKQNPTKFDLVTNGIKDETDTANQIRIVEQMIVSKVDALVIAPADSKALVPVLKKAVDAGIIVVNIDNQLDPGVLKSKDLNIPFVGPDNAKGAQKVGDYLAKHLKSGDNVAIIEGVSTTTNAQQRTAGFKQAMATGGMKVVSLQSGEWEIDKGNAVASQILNANPDVKALLCGNDNMAIGAVSAVRAAGKAGKVQVVGYDDIDAIKPMLADGRVLATANQYAAKQAVFGIDTALKALAEHKKQSELSGVVETPVDLVTK, encoded by the coding sequence ATGATTCGTCATTTCCAACCGGCGCGGCGTCGCGCTATCGTAGCCAGCGCGGCTTTCCTCGCCGTATCGATTCTGCCGATGCCCGCAGCGTTCGCCCAGACCGCCCACAAGCCGAAAGTCGCTCTGGTGATGAAGTCGCTGGCGAACGAGTTTTTCCTGACCATGGAAACCGGCGCGAAGAACTATCAGAAGCAGAATCCCACGAAATTCGATCTCGTCACGAACGGCATCAAGGACGAGACGGATACGGCTAACCAGATTCGCATCGTGGAGCAGATGATCGTCTCGAAGGTCGACGCACTCGTGATCGCCCCGGCCGACTCCAAGGCGCTGGTGCCGGTGCTCAAGAAAGCGGTCGACGCCGGCATCATCGTGGTCAACATCGATAACCAGCTGGACCCGGGCGTGCTCAAGTCGAAGGACCTGAACATTCCGTTCGTCGGTCCGGATAACGCGAAGGGCGCGCAGAAGGTGGGCGATTATCTGGCCAAGCACCTCAAGTCGGGCGACAACGTCGCCATTATTGAAGGCGTGTCGACCACCACCAACGCGCAGCAACGCACGGCCGGCTTCAAGCAGGCCATGGCAACGGGCGGCATGAAGGTCGTCTCGCTGCAATCGGGCGAATGGGAAATCGACAAGGGCAACGCCGTCGCGAGCCAGATTCTCAATGCCAACCCGGACGTCAAGGCGCTGCTGTGCGGCAATGACAACATGGCAATCGGCGCGGTCTCGGCGGTGCGCGCGGCAGGCAAGGCCGGCAAGGTGCAGGTGGTGGGCTACGACGACATCGACGCGATCAAGCCGATGCTCGCCGACGGCCGCGTTCTCGCCACCGCGAATCAGTATGCCGCCAAGCAGGCCGTATTCGGTATCGATACGGCGCTCAAGGCGCTCGCCGAGCACAAGAAGCAGTCGGAATTGTCGGGCGTCGTCGAGACGCCTGTCGATCTGGTCACCAAGTAA
- a CDS encoding NAD(P)/FAD-dependent oxidoreductase has protein sequence MHTQHDVIVVGGSFAGLSAAMQLARARRNVLVIDTGLPRNRFASHAHGFFGQDGKPPAEIIREAGSQLAAYPTVQWVKGEAVTAQRTDDAFSVALSDGRIESASRLILATGVRDELPAIPGLQERWGMTALHCPYCHGYEVRDRRLGVLGNHPLSAYQALLIPDWGPTTYFTQGTFEPDAGQLAHLAARNVRIERSPVVELLGQAPHLEALRLADGRVVAIDALFIAPRTHMNSTLAEQLGCAFDEAPLGPVIRVDDLKQTTVEGVYAAGDVSNKMTNATFASAAGVAAGVGAHHSLVPELAQHK, from the coding sequence ATGCATACCCAGCATGATGTGATCGTTGTGGGCGGGAGCTTCGCGGGCCTGTCGGCCGCCATGCAGCTTGCGCGCGCCAGAAGGAACGTGCTTGTCATCGACACCGGCTTGCCGCGCAACCGTTTTGCCTCGCACGCTCACGGCTTCTTCGGCCAGGATGGCAAACCGCCCGCCGAGATCATTCGCGAAGCTGGGTCGCAGCTTGCGGCCTACCCAACGGTTCAGTGGGTCAAAGGCGAGGCTGTCACCGCGCAACGGACCGACGACGCCTTCAGCGTCGCGCTTTCGGACGGCCGCATTGAATCGGCTTCCCGGCTTATTCTCGCGACCGGCGTGCGAGACGAACTGCCCGCCATACCGGGCTTGCAGGAACGTTGGGGCATGACGGCACTCCATTGCCCGTACTGTCACGGGTACGAGGTTCGGGATCGGCGTCTCGGCGTACTGGGCAATCATCCGCTGTCGGCATACCAGGCGCTGCTCATTCCCGACTGGGGCCCGACAACGTATTTCACTCAGGGCACCTTCGAGCCCGACGCAGGACAACTCGCTCATCTGGCCGCGCGCAACGTGCGCATCGAGCGTTCGCCGGTAGTCGAACTGCTAGGTCAGGCTCCGCACCTCGAGGCGCTCAGATTGGCCGATGGACGCGTTGTCGCGATCGACGCGCTATTCATCGCGCCGAGGACGCACATGAACAGCACGCTCGCGGAACAACTCGGCTGTGCATTCGATGAGGCGCCGCTTGGGCCCGTCATCAGGGTCGACGACCTGAAGCAGACGACAGTCGAAGGCGTCTATGCCGCAGGCGACGTGTCGAACAAGATGACCAACGCGACGTTTGCCTCGGCGGCCGGCGTGGCAGCGGGCGTCGGTGCGCATCATTCGCTGGTGCCGGAGCTCGCACAGCACAAGTAA
- a CDS encoding MotA/TolQ/ExbB proton channel family protein has protein sequence MQDWASVLAAVRVGGWVIYPLTVLAILAVAITLERAYVFLRFGRLPGTQGNAHTIRHEIAVPGSALDWAGRLKDASSQNAFRRMSAPWAPDPSVPLWLREAKAQSVASQIERDMSKGFWVLETIVTAAPLLGLLGTIVGMMHSFQLFGGDGLVDPGGVTGGVAQSLVATAIGLVVALFALFAFNYFSRRLERLMDELESLANARLSEIRLADTPAGALP, from the coding sequence ATGCAAGATTGGGCAAGTGTTCTGGCAGCGGTACGCGTGGGCGGATGGGTCATCTATCCGCTGACGGTACTCGCTATTCTGGCGGTCGCGATTACGCTCGAGCGGGCTTATGTGTTTCTGCGCTTTGGCCGCTTGCCGGGCACGCAGGGTAACGCGCACACCATCAGGCACGAAATCGCGGTGCCCGGATCGGCCCTCGATTGGGCCGGCAGATTAAAGGATGCATCCAGTCAGAACGCGTTCAGACGCATGAGCGCGCCGTGGGCGCCCGACCCTTCCGTGCCGCTGTGGCTGCGCGAAGCAAAGGCGCAATCGGTTGCCTCGCAGATCGAACGCGACATGAGTAAAGGTTTCTGGGTGCTGGAAACCATCGTGACGGCAGCGCCTTTGCTGGGTCTGCTGGGCACCATTGTCGGCATGATGCATTCGTTCCAGTTGTTCGGTGGCGATGGCCTCGTCGATCCGGGTGGCGTGACGGGCGGCGTGGCACAGTCGTTGGTGGCGACCGCGATTGGCCTGGTGGTTGCCCTGTTTGCGCTCTTTGCATTCAACTATTTCTCGCGCCGGCTCGAACGGCTGATGGACGAACTCGAGTCGCTCGCAAATGCACGGCTCAGCGAAATCCGTCTTGCCGACACGCCCGCGGGAGCGCTGCCGTGA
- a CDS encoding LysR family transcriptional regulator produces MEHVDWDDLRILVEIARGGTMRAAATACDLSAPTLSRRLTELERRLGEPLIDRVPSGCTVTAFGARVLAWAEQMEDLAHQIERAADVTGGAAAHGTVRINAVEWPSYILLKLLGSFQDRLPGLAIEVLTSRRPYSLARREADIALWSECPDEGDLYVRRIGKIRFGLYGSRDYYLRHKAAIVRKEWDKLSLVGYDDRQPDHPATQWLKSLPGAPAPSLRSSYGMGVFDGVLGGSGLGVLAQLAGDTTSDLVCVEKHIKALDQDVWMVLHPALRDSERIRTVANLIAEIFR; encoded by the coding sequence ATGGAACACGTAGACTGGGACGACCTGCGGATTCTGGTGGAAATCGCACGCGGCGGAACCATGCGAGCCGCCGCTACGGCATGCGATCTGAGTGCGCCGACCCTGTCGCGCCGCCTGACCGAGCTTGAACGGCGGCTGGGCGAGCCGCTCATCGACCGGGTGCCGTCGGGCTGCACGGTCACGGCCTTCGGCGCGCGGGTGCTGGCCTGGGCCGAGCAGATGGAGGATCTCGCCCACCAGATCGAGCGCGCCGCGGACGTGACCGGGGGCGCAGCCGCTCACGGCACGGTGCGAATCAATGCCGTCGAATGGCCTTCTTACATTTTGCTTAAGCTGCTCGGTTCATTCCAGGACCGGCTGCCCGGCCTCGCCATCGAAGTGCTGACTTCACGGCGGCCGTATAGCCTTGCCCGCCGCGAAGCGGACATCGCGCTGTGGTCCGAATGCCCCGACGAGGGCGATCTGTATGTCCGACGCATCGGCAAGATCCGTTTCGGGCTCTACGGTTCGCGCGACTACTATCTGCGCCACAAGGCGGCGATCGTGCGCAAGGAATGGGACAAGCTATCGCTCGTCGGTTATGACGACCGGCAGCCCGATCATCCCGCCACGCAATGGCTGAAGAGCCTGCCCGGCGCGCCGGCGCCATCGCTGCGCAGCAGCTATGGCATGGGCGTATTCGACGGCGTGCTGGGGGGCTCCGGGCTCGGCGTGCTGGCTCAACTCGCGGGCGACACCACGAGCGACCTGGTCTGCGTCGAAAAGCACATCAAGGCGCTCGACCAGGACGTGTGGATGGTGCTGCATCCCGCCTTGCGCGATAGCGAGCGCATCCGGACCGTGGCCAACCTCATTGCCGAGATTTTTCGTTAG
- a CDS encoding sugar ABC transporter ATP-binding protein — protein sequence MSTPILSLTDVPPVLSVQGIGKTYAGPVLADISLELHAGEVLALTGENGAGKSTLSKIVGGLVTPTTGSMTLGGAAYTPASRKDAEALGVRMVMQELNLLPTLSVAENLFLNRLPQRGIFGRIDRTKLREDARHAMAQVGLDAIHPDTLVGTLGIGHQQMVEIARNLIGDCRVLILDEPTAMLTAREVDLLFEQVERLKARGVALVYISHRLEELRRIARRAAVLRDGRLVHVDEMANLSADRLVTLMVGRDIGERIDLGERRIGDVALKVTGMSREPAVRDVSFEVKAGEIFGISGLIGAGRTELMRLIYGADRADAGMVSIAHGDGPLEPVKVSSPADAVRNGIALITEDRKGEGLLLTQPIAANISLGHLRAVSKHGVVDGRREAALARKQIDAMSIRSTGPSQPVSELSGGNQQKVVIGRWLARDCQVLLFDEPTRGIDVGAKFDIYALMGALAREGRALVVVSSDLRELMSICDRIGVMSAGRMTGLFERGSWTQDSLLAAAFAGYTNRDALLHDPIEPDARAPDTPASDEKSVEY from the coding sequence ATGTCTACTCCCATCCTATCCTTGACCGATGTCCCGCCCGTGCTGAGCGTGCAAGGCATCGGCAAGACCTACGCCGGGCCGGTGCTCGCCGATATCTCGCTGGAACTGCACGCAGGCGAGGTGCTGGCGCTGACCGGCGAGAACGGCGCGGGCAAGAGCACCTTGTCCAAGATCGTCGGCGGTCTCGTCACGCCGACTACCGGCTCGATGACGCTCGGCGGCGCGGCTTACACGCCGGCCAGCCGCAAGGACGCCGAGGCGCTCGGCGTGCGCATGGTCATGCAGGAGTTGAACCTGCTGCCGACTCTCTCGGTGGCGGAGAACCTGTTTCTGAACCGCTTGCCGCAGCGCGGCATATTTGGCCGGATCGACCGTACGAAGCTGCGCGAAGACGCCCGGCACGCGATGGCGCAAGTCGGGCTCGACGCGATCCATCCCGACACGCTGGTGGGCACGCTGGGCATCGGGCATCAGCAGATGGTCGAGATCGCGCGCAATCTGATCGGCGATTGCCGCGTGCTGATTCTCGACGAACCCACCGCGATGCTGACCGCCCGCGAGGTCGACCTGCTGTTCGAGCAGGTCGAGCGGCTCAAGGCGCGCGGCGTGGCGCTGGTGTATATCTCGCACAGACTGGAAGAGTTGCGGCGGATCGCGCGCCGCGCTGCGGTGCTTCGCGATGGGCGGCTCGTACATGTCGACGAAATGGCCAATCTCTCGGCCGACCGCCTGGTCACGCTGATGGTGGGGCGCGATATCGGCGAGCGGATCGATCTGGGCGAGCGGCGCATTGGCGACGTGGCGCTCAAGGTCACGGGCATGAGCCGCGAACCGGCCGTGCGCGATGTGTCCTTCGAGGTGAAGGCGGGCGAAATTTTCGGCATCAGCGGTTTGATCGGCGCGGGCCGCACGGAACTGATGCGGCTCATCTACGGAGCCGATCGCGCGGATGCCGGCATGGTGTCGATCGCCCATGGCGACGGCCCGCTCGAACCCGTGAAGGTCTCGTCGCCCGCGGACGCCGTGAGGAACGGCATCGCACTGATTACCGAGGATCGCAAGGGCGAAGGCCTGCTGCTGACGCAGCCCATTGCCGCCAATATCTCGCTCGGGCATCTGCGCGCGGTGTCGAAGCATGGTGTGGTGGACGGCCGTCGCGAGGCGGCGTTGGCGCGCAAACAGATCGACGCGATGAGCATCCGCAGCACGGGGCCGTCGCAACCGGTGTCCGAGCTCTCGGGCGGCAACCAGCAGAAGGTGGTGATCGGACGCTGGCTCGCGCGTGATTGCCAGGTGTTGCTGTTCGACGAGCCCACTCGCGGCATCGACGTCGGCGCCAAGTTCGATATCTATGCATTGATGGGCGCGCTCGCGCGGGAAGGCCGCGCGCTGGTGGTGGTGTCGAGCGATCTGCGCGAGTTGATGTCGATTTGCGACCGGATCGGGGTCATGTCGGCAGGGCGCATGACCGGCCTGTTCGAGCGCGGCAGCTGGACCCAAGACTCGCTGCTGGCTGCGGCGTTCGCAGGCTACACGAATCGTGACGCGCTGCTGCACGATCCGATCGAACCCGACGCACGGGCGCCCGACACCCCGGCGTCCGACGAAAAATCTGTGGAGTATTGA
- a CDS encoding ExbD/TolR family protein, which translates to MKFKRAHAVKRGRIEIIPMIDVMFFLLATFMLASLAMQRLDAVKVKLPAGRAQQMATHEPLTISVDSGNAIFVNHQSVHLDQIEPMVKRLLQPDGNVVIAADDAAGHGVVVQAMLAARRAGAERFLIAVHRE; encoded by the coding sequence GTGAAGTTCAAGCGTGCGCACGCGGTCAAGCGCGGCCGCATCGAAATCATTCCGATGATCGATGTGATGTTCTTTCTGCTGGCGACCTTCATGCTTGCATCGCTCGCGATGCAACGGCTCGACGCCGTCAAGGTCAAGCTCCCGGCCGGCCGCGCACAGCAAATGGCAACCCATGAACCGCTTACGATTTCCGTGGACAGCGGCAACGCGATCTTTGTGAACCATCAGTCAGTTCATCTCGATCAGATCGAGCCGATGGTAAAACGTCTGCTGCAACCGGACGGCAATGTCGTGATTGCCGCTGACGACGCAGCCGGCCACGGCGTGGTGGTTCAGGCAATGCTGGCCGCACGCCGTGCCGGCGCCGAGCGTTTCCTGATCGCCGTACATCGTGAGTAA
- the rbsK gene encoding ribokinase codes for MSKEVKQGRVLVVGSINTDLVARAPHLPRPGETIGGHEFSQVAGGKGGNQAVAAARIGARVAMIGRVGKDANGAQRVQDLEAEGIDCAGIEVDPAQPTGVAMVTVSDDGQNTIVVVAGSNGELTPESVARQEAAIKASDVVVCQLETPWDSVHAALALGRRLGKITVLNPAPATGPLPAEWLPLVDYLVPNEVEAGILAGLPVESQSGARRAALELQRGGARNVIVTLGSQGAYLLPEGGEGTHFPAPQVRAVDTTAAGDTFIGVFAAQLAARQPLEGAISLAQRAASISVTRAGAQPSIPTRAEVDSAV; via the coding sequence GTGTCGAAAGAAGTGAAGCAGGGCCGCGTACTCGTGGTGGGCAGCATCAATACCGATCTGGTCGCCCGTGCCCCGCATTTGCCGCGGCCGGGCGAGACGATCGGCGGGCATGAGTTCTCGCAGGTTGCCGGCGGCAAGGGCGGCAACCAGGCGGTGGCGGCCGCCCGCATCGGCGCGCGCGTGGCGATGATCGGGCGGGTGGGGAAGGATGCGAACGGCGCGCAGCGGGTCCAGGATCTGGAAGCGGAGGGCATCGACTGCGCGGGTATCGAAGTCGACCCCGCGCAGCCTACCGGCGTGGCGATGGTAACGGTCTCGGACGACGGGCAGAACACGATCGTGGTGGTCGCGGGCAGTAACGGCGAACTTACCCCTGAGAGCGTTGCGCGTCAGGAAGCGGCGATCAAGGCCAGCGACGTCGTGGTGTGCCAGCTGGAAACGCCGTGGGATTCCGTCCACGCAGCACTTGCGCTGGGCCGGCGGCTGGGCAAGATCACCGTGCTGAACCCGGCGCCGGCAACCGGCCCGCTGCCCGCGGAATGGCTGCCGCTGGTCGACTACCTCGTGCCGAACGAGGTCGAAGCGGGGATACTCGCCGGCCTGCCGGTCGAATCGCAAAGCGGCGCGCGCCGGGCGGCGCTGGAATTGCAACGCGGCGGCGCCCGCAATGTGATCGTCACGCTCGGCTCGCAGGGCGCCTACCTGTTGCCTGAGGGCGGCGAAGGCACGCATTTCCCGGCGCCGCAGGTGCGGGCGGTCGACACGACCGCGGCCGGCGATACTTTTATCGGTGTCTTTGCCGCGCAACTCGCCGCGCGGCAGCCGCTGGAAGGCGCGATCAGCCTCGCGCAACGCGCGGCTTCGATTTCCGTCACGCGCGCCGGCGCGCAGCCGTCGATTCCGACTCGCGCGGAAGTCGACAGCGCAGTGTGA